The Afipia massiliensis genome has a segment encoding these proteins:
- the sufB gene encoding Fe-S cluster assembly protein SufB, with product MPAVQETVDRVRQIDVDQYRYGFETIIESEKAPKGLSEDTVRFISAKKNEPEWMLEWRLEAYRRWLTMEEPTWARVNYPKIDYQDLYYYSAPKKNALASLDEVDPEILKTYEKLGIPLREQEMLAGVVRPEGERRVAVDAVFDSVSVATTFQAELKAAGVIFMPISEAIREHPDLVKKYLGTVVPTSDNYFATLNSAVFSDGSFVYVPPGVKCPMELSTYFRINERNTGQFERTLIIADKGSYVSYLEGCTAPQRDENQLHAAVVELVTHDDAEIKYSTVQNWYPGNSEGKGGIYNFVTKRGDCRGKNSKISWTQVETGSAITWKYPSCILRGDNSRGEFYSIAISNGYQQVDSGTKMIHLGKNTTSRIISKGIAAGVSQNTYRGLVTAHRKATGARNFTACDSLLIGDKCGAHTVPYIEAKNSSALFEHEATTSKISEDMLFYCVQRGLSQEEAVALVVNGFVKDVLQQLPMEFAVEAQKLISISLEGSVG from the coding sequence ATGCCGGCTGTACAAGAGACGGTCGATCGGGTTCGCCAGATCGACGTCGATCAATATCGTTATGGATTCGAAACCATCATTGAATCCGAGAAGGCCCCGAAAGGGCTTTCCGAAGACACCGTCCGATTCATCTCCGCGAAGAAGAACGAACCGGAGTGGATGCTGGAATGGCGTCTTGAAGCGTATCGCCGCTGGCTGACGATGGAAGAGCCGACCTGGGCACGCGTCAATTATCCGAAGATCGACTATCAGGACCTCTATTACTATTCCGCGCCGAAGAAGAACGCGCTGGCCTCGCTCGACGAGGTCGATCCGGAAATTCTGAAGACCTACGAGAAGCTCGGCATTCCGCTGCGCGAGCAGGAGATGCTGGCCGGCGTCGTGCGCCCTGAAGGTGAGCGCCGCGTGGCCGTCGATGCCGTGTTCGACTCGGTGTCTGTTGCGACGACGTTCCAGGCCGAGCTGAAGGCAGCCGGCGTGATCTTCATGCCGATCTCGGAAGCGATCCGCGAGCATCCCGATCTGGTGAAGAAATATCTCGGTACCGTGGTGCCGACTTCGGACAACTATTTCGCGACGCTGAACTCTGCTGTGTTCTCCGACGGCTCGTTCGTTTACGTGCCGCCGGGTGTGAAATGCCCGATGGAATTGTCGACCTATTTCCGCATCAATGAGCGCAACACCGGCCAGTTCGAGCGCACGCTGATCATCGCCGACAAGGGCTCATACGTCAGCTATCTCGAAGGTTGCACCGCGCCGCAGCGCGACGAGAACCAGTTGCACGCCGCCGTGGTCGAACTCGTCACCCATGACGATGCCGAGATCAAGTACTCGACGGTTCAGAACTGGTATCCGGGAAACTCGGAAGGCAAGGGCGGCATCTACAACTTCGTCACCAAGCGTGGTGACTGCCGTGGCAAGAATTCCAAGATTTCGTGGACGCAGGTCGAGACCGGCTCCGCGATCACCTGGAAGTATCCGAGCTGCATCCTGCGCGGCGACAACTCGCGCGGCGAGTTCTATTCGATCGCGATTTCGAACGGCTACCAACAGGTCGATTCCGGCACCAAGATGATTCATCTGGGCAAGAACACGACCAGCCGCATCATCTCGAAGGGTATCGCGGCCGGCGTTTCGCAGAACACCTATCGCGGTCTCGTCACCGCCCATCGCAAGGCAACCGGCGCGCGTAACTTCACCGCGTGCGACTCGCTGCTGATCGGCGACAAATGCGGCGCGCACACCGTGCCGTATATCGAAGCCAAGAATTCATCGGCGCTGTTCGAGCACGAAGCGACCACGTCGAAGATTTCCGAAGACATGCTGTTCTATTGCGTGCAGCGCGGACTAAGCCAGGAAGAAGCCGTGGCGCTGGTCGTCAACGGTTTCGTCAAGGATGTGCTGCAGCAATTGCCGATGGAATTTGCGGTCGAGGCTCAGAAGCTGATTTCGATCTCGCTGGAAGGAAGTGTTGGATGA
- the sufC gene encoding Fe-S cluster assembly ATPase SufC, whose amino-acid sequence MTALLQVKGLKVQVEDNEILHGLDLTVNQGEVHAIMGPNGSGKSTLSHVIAGKPGYDVTAGEILFKGEDVLEMAPDERAAKGVFLAFQYPVEIPGVTTMNFLRTALNAQRKARGEAELLVPDFLKKVRSVADSLNIPMDMLKRGVNVGFSGGEKKRNEILQMALFQPSLCILDEMDSGLDIDALRVAADGVNALRSKDRAMVVITHYQRLLNYITPDFVHVMSKGRVVKSGGKELALELEESGYAQFEDKAA is encoded by the coding sequence ATGACCGCGTTACTGCAAGTCAAAGGCCTCAAGGTTCAGGTGGAAGATAACGAGATCCTTCATGGTCTCGACCTCACCGTGAATCAGGGCGAAGTTCATGCAATCATGGGGCCGAACGGCTCCGGAAAATCGACGCTGAGCCATGTCATTGCCGGCAAGCCCGGTTACGATGTCACCGCTGGCGAAATCCTGTTCAAGGGCGAAGACGTTCTGGAGATGGCGCCGGATGAGCGCGCCGCCAAGGGCGTGTTCCTGGCGTTCCAGTATCCGGTGGAAATTCCCGGCGTCACCACCATGAACTTCCTGCGCACCGCTTTGAATGCCCAGCGCAAGGCGCGCGGCGAAGCCGAGCTTCTGGTTCCTGATTTTCTGAAGAAGGTGCGTTCCGTCGCGGACTCGCTCAACATTCCGATGGATATGTTGAAGCGCGGCGTCAACGTCGGCTTCTCTGGTGGCGAGAAGAAGCGCAACGAGATTTTGCAGATGGCGCTGTTCCAGCCGAGCTTGTGCATCCTCGATGAAATGGATTCCGGTCTCGACATCGACGCACTGCGTGTCGCCGCCGACGGCGTCAACGCGCTGCGCTCGAAGGATCGCGCGATGGTTGTCATCACGCACTATCAGCGGCTGCTGAACTATATCACCCCGGACTTCGTCCACGTGATGTCGAAGGGGCGCGTCGTGAAGAGCGGCGGCAAGGAACTGGCGCTGGAGCTGGAAGAGTCCGGTTACGCCCAGTTCGAAGACAAGGCAGCGTAA
- the sufD gene encoding Fe-S cluster assembly protein SufD: MNVALVKPTTDHALGELFAAARGRLPGSGTVAEVRQNAFDDFARRGLPHRRIEEWKYTDLRALLREVAPLAPAPDQADLVRAAKAIKSLGIDGTQKLVLVDGVFAPQLSDVTVLEAGVHVKALREVLEDNDNKVRADLLMTSVASDAMISLNAALATDGVVIDVAEGAALAKPIHIVHVATDSGTSLVTRSLLKIGKGARATFVESFVAAEGAASYQTHDSVVIWIGDDAELQHVRLMEDALDAAHISTSIVTIGAKAKLNTFNLTNGGNVSRYQGFITFAGEGSELTTNGVNLLGARRHGDTTLVVDHAVPHCTSREVFRAVLDDRAHSVFQGRIIVRPDAQKTDGKMMTRALLLSDEAEASNKPELEIFADDVTCGHGATTGALDESLLFYLRARGLPEKEAQALLIAAFVGEAIESIVDDNLRDFAIAAAERWLATRG; the protein is encoded by the coding sequence ATGAACGTTGCATTGGTTAAGCCCACGACGGACCATGCGCTCGGCGAACTGTTCGCCGCGGCGCGCGGCCGTCTGCCCGGATCGGGCACCGTTGCCGAAGTCCGGCAGAATGCTTTCGACGACTTTGCGCGTCGCGGCCTGCCGCACCGGCGCATCGAGGAATGGAAATACACCGACCTGCGCGCCTTGCTGCGTGAGGTCGCGCCACTGGCGCCTGCGCCGGATCAGGCAGATCTTGTGCGCGCTGCGAAAGCGATCAAGTCGCTCGGCATCGATGGCACGCAGAAGCTGGTTCTCGTCGACGGCGTGTTCGCGCCGCAACTGTCGGATGTGACGGTGCTCGAAGCGGGCGTTCACGTGAAGGCGTTGCGCGAGGTTCTGGAAGATAACGACAACAAGGTGCGCGCGGATCTGCTGATGACCAGCGTTGCGTCGGATGCGATGATTTCGCTGAACGCCGCGCTGGCAACGGACGGGGTCGTGATCGACGTGGCCGAAGGCGCCGCGCTCGCAAAGCCGATTCATATCGTTCACGTGGCGACCGATTCAGGCACGTCGCTTGTCACGCGCTCCCTGCTGAAGATCGGGAAGGGCGCGCGCGCGACATTCGTCGAGAGCTTCGTTGCAGCGGAGGGTGCTGCATCCTACCAGACTCACGACTCTGTCGTGATCTGGATTGGTGACGATGCTGAGCTTCAGCATGTCCGCCTGATGGAAGACGCGCTTGACGCCGCCCACATCTCGACCAGCATCGTAACCATCGGCGCCAAAGCGAAGCTCAACACATTCAACCTGACGAATGGCGGCAACGTCAGCCGCTATCAGGGCTTCATCACGTTCGCCGGCGAAGGCAGCGAGCTGACCACGAACGGCGTCAACCTGCTCGGCGCTCGTCGGCATGGCGATACTACGCTTGTGGTCGATCATGCGGTCCCGCACTGCACGAGCCGCGAGGTGTTCCGCGCGGTTCTCGATGATCGCGCCCATTCGGTGTTTCAGGGCCGCATCATTGTGCGCCCCGACGCGCAGAAGACCGACGGCAAGATGATGACCCGTGCTCTGTTGCTGTCTGACGAGGCCGAAGCATCCAACAAGCCGGAGCTGGAGATCTTCGCGGACGACGTGACCTGCGGTCACGGCGCGACCACGGGAGCGCTGGACGAGAGTCTGTTGTTCTACCTGCGCGCGCGCGGCTTGCCTGAGAAGGAAGCGCAGGCACTTCTGATCGCAGCTTTCGTCGGCGAGGCCATTGAGTCGATCGTGGATGACAATCTTCGCGACTTCGCGATCGCCGCGGCCGAGCGATGGCTGGCGACGCGAGGCTGA
- a CDS encoding cysteine desulfurase, protein MIMHPAVANGSYDVERVRQDFPALALKVYGKPLVYLDNAASAQKPNAVLDRMMEAYKSEYANVHRGLHYLANAATDAYEGGRTKVAQFINAKRNEEIIFTRNATEAINLVASSWGEPNIKAGDEIVLSIMEHHSNIVPWHFLRERYGAVIKWAPVDDEGNFLIDEFEKLLTAKTKLVAITQMSNALGTVVPVKDVVKLAHARGIPVLVDGSQAAVHMAIDVQDIDCDFYVFTGHKLYGPTGIGVLYAKYDHLVAMRPYNGGGEMIREVAKDWVTYGDPPHKFEAGTPAIVESIGLGAAIDYVNLIGKDRIARHEHDLLTYATDRLREINSLRIIGTAKGKGPVISFEMTGAHPHDVATVIDRGGIAVRAGTHCVMPLLERFNVTATCRASFGMYNTRAEVDQLAQALIKARELFS, encoded by the coding sequence CTGATCATGCATCCGGCAGTAGCCAATGGCTCATATGATGTGGAGCGCGTCCGGCAGGATTTTCCGGCGCTCGCGCTGAAAGTCTATGGCAAGCCGCTGGTGTACCTCGACAACGCGGCCTCGGCGCAGAAGCCGAACGCCGTGCTTGACCGCATGATGGAAGCCTACAAGTCCGAATACGCCAACGTCCATCGCGGCCTGCACTATCTCGCCAACGCGGCGACGGACGCCTACGAGGGCGGCCGGACCAAAGTTGCGCAGTTCATTAACGCGAAGCGCAACGAAGAGATCATCTTCACACGCAATGCCACTGAGGCCATCAACCTCGTGGCGTCGTCATGGGGTGAGCCGAACATCAAGGCAGGCGACGAGATCGTGCTCTCGATCATGGAGCATCACTCGAACATCGTGCCGTGGCATTTCCTGCGCGAGCGATACGGAGCGGTCATCAAGTGGGCGCCGGTCGATGATGAAGGCAACTTCCTGATCGACGAGTTCGAAAAGCTGCTGACGGCGAAGACCAAGCTCGTCGCCATCACGCAGATGTCGAATGCGCTCGGCACCGTCGTGCCGGTCAAGGACGTCGTGAAGCTCGCGCATGCGCGTGGCATTCCGGTGCTGGTCGACGGCAGCCAGGCGGCCGTGCATATGGCCATCGACGTGCAGGACATCGATTGCGATTTCTATGTCTTCACCGGTCACAAGCTCTACGGGCCGACCGGGATCGGCGTGTTGTACGCAAAGTATGATCACCTCGTTGCGATGCGCCCTTACAATGGCGGCGGCGAAATGATCCGCGAGGTCGCGAAGGACTGGGTGACCTACGGCGATCCGCCGCACAAGTTCGAGGCCGGCACGCCGGCCATCGTCGAATCGATCGGGCTCGGTGCAGCGATCGACTATGTGAATTTGATCGGCAAGGACCGTATCGCCAGGCATGAACACGATCTGCTGACCTATGCGACCGACCGGCTGCGCGAGATCAATTCGCTCCGCATTATAGGTACGGCGAAGGGCAAGGGTCCGGTCATCTCTTTCGAAATGACCGGTGCACACCCACATGATGTGGCGACGGTCATCGACCGTGGCGGGATCGCGGTCCGGGCAGGCACCCATTGTGTCATGCCACTTCTGGAGCGATTCAACGTGACGGCGACGTGCCGTGCCTCATTTGGCATGTATAATACGCGCGCTGAAGTCGATCAGTTGGCGCAGGCGCTTATCAAGGCGCGGGAGCTATTCTCATGA
- a CDS encoding SUF system Fe-S cluster assembly protein, with protein sequence MNDTIQTAEPAALKFDTQSALPPEETERLGTDIVAALKTVFDPEIPADIYELGLIYKVDIKDDRSVDVQMTLTTPNCPAAGELPTMVENAVASVAGVGPVSVAVVWEPTWTPDRMSDEARLVLNMW encoded by the coding sequence ATGAACGACACCATCCAGACGGCCGAACCGGCGGCCCTGAAATTCGATACCCAGTCGGCGCTTCCTCCCGAGGAAACCGAGCGGCTCGGCACGGATATCGTGGCCGCGCTGAAGACCGTGTTCGACCCCGAAATCCCGGCGGACATCTACGAACTCGGCCTGATCTACAAGGTCGACATCAAGGACGACCGCTCCGTGGACGTACAGATGACGCTGACGACGCCGAATTGCCCGGCTGCAGGCGAATTGCCCACCATGGTGGAGAATGCCGTGGCCAGTGTCGCGGGCGTTGGCCCTGTCAGCGTCGCCGTTGTCTGGGAGCCGACCTGGACCCCCGACCGGATGTCAGACGAGGCGCGCCTCGTCCTCAACATGTGGTGA
- a CDS encoding HesB/IscA family protein: protein MTGMTPSTPTPAAKPAVRPRPQVMRLTDAAASRVKELSARADSEIVGLRVGIKNGGCAGQSYTVEYAHEVRPTDEVVEDKGVKVLVDPKAVLFLLGTEMDYKADKMQAQFIFNNPNQISACGCGESVQLTAAKIDG, encoded by the coding sequence ATGACCGGTATGACGCCAAGCACTCCGACACCCGCCGCAAAGCCGGCCGTTCGCCCCCGTCCGCAGGTCATGCGACTGACGGACGCTGCTGCGTCGCGAGTCAAGGAACTGTCGGCGCGCGCCGACTCCGAGATCGTCGGTCTTCGCGTCGGTATCAAGAACGGCGGCTGCGCAGGCCAGTCCTACACTGTAGAATATGCCCATGAAGTGCGCCCGACCGATGAAGTGGTCGAGGACAAGGGCGTGAAGGTGCTGGTCGATCCGAAGGCCGTGCTGTTCCTGCTCGGCACCGAGATGGACTACAAGGCCGACAAGATGCAGGCGCAGTTCATCTTCAACAATCCCAATCAGATCAGCGCCTGCGGTTGCGGCGAGTCGGTTCAGTTGACCGCCGCGAAAATCGACGGCTGA
- a CDS encoding TfoX/Sxy family protein, translating to MDRDYLIDLFSEFGPVVLRRMFSGYGIVADGVNFAMALRAGVIFRVDDLTVPRYEAEGAKPFQYETKSKIVVVKSYRHLPERLYDDPEELAVWAREALGAAKRAAAKKSGVKKRATKLAAKPVPAKARTSNAKLSAGKKAPAKAAKSKKVSPKRARAKKR from the coding sequence ATGGACCGCGATTATCTCATAGACCTCTTTTCGGAATTCGGACCCGTCGTGCTGCGGCGGATGTTCAGCGGCTACGGCATCGTCGCCGACGGCGTGAACTTCGCCATGGCGTTGCGCGCAGGCGTCATCTTCAGGGTCGATGACCTCACGGTCCCTCGCTATGAAGCCGAGGGAGCCAAGCCTTTCCAGTATGAGACCAAAAGCAAGATAGTCGTGGTGAAGTCGTATCGGCATTTGCCGGAGCGGCTTTACGACGATCCTGAAGAACTGGCTGTGTGGGCGCGCGAGGCTCTGGGTGCGGCGAAACGGGCTGCGGCGAAGAAGTCCGGGGTGAAAAAACGGGCAACCAAGCTGGCTGCGAAGCCCGTCCCGGCCAAGGCCAGAACGAGCAACGCAAAGTTGTCCGCAGGAAAGAAAGCGCCGGCGAAAGCTGCCAAAAGCAAGAAAGTCAGCCCGAAACGGGCGCGCGCGAAAAAGCGTTAA
- a CDS encoding GGDEF domain-containing protein has product MIGLLEEYERTMAFAEVALGQIRSLRQNAVPRNYEIWYIYATGYNAALNKIINETLGRNGKLTEADLEQIYETYLSQNRTTERIDTVGTRVINEIDDVMNLITDALGMTSTFGRNLEGATQKLSGAKDREQVKAVVEALVASTREMQETNKALEARLATSKQQISSLQHSLEAIRNESLTDPLTSLGNRKFFDRAIENAVTHAAECGEPLSLLMLDIDHFKSFNDNYGHLTGDQVLRLVAMSLKQTTKGQDITARYGGEEFAVVLPNTALRQALTVADNIRRAVMSKQLKKKSTGEILGRVTISVGVSMLQPGDDRERLIERADACLYAAKRNGRNRVICEADPEFSPTDRIQVA; this is encoded by the coding sequence GTGATTGGCCTGCTGGAAGAATACGAGCGCACCATGGCGTTCGCCGAAGTCGCTTTGGGTCAAATCCGATCCTTGCGTCAGAACGCAGTGCCTCGCAATTACGAGATTTGGTACATTTACGCGACCGGCTACAACGCCGCGCTCAACAAGATCATCAACGAAACGCTGGGTCGCAACGGCAAACTGACCGAGGCCGACCTCGAGCAGATTTACGAAACCTATCTCTCCCAGAACCGGACCACTGAGCGTATCGACACGGTCGGCACGCGGGTGATCAATGAAATCGACGACGTGATGAATCTCATCACGGATGCTCTGGGAATGACGTCCACGTTCGGGCGCAATCTCGAGGGCGCCACCCAGAAACTGTCCGGCGCCAAGGATCGCGAACAGGTCAAGGCCGTGGTCGAGGCGCTCGTGGCATCGACGCGGGAGATGCAAGAAACGAACAAGGCGCTGGAGGCCCGCCTCGCCACGTCCAAGCAGCAGATCAGCAGCCTCCAGCACAGTCTTGAGGCCATTCGCAACGAAAGCCTGACCGATCCTCTCACCTCGCTGGGAAATCGGAAATTCTTCGATCGCGCCATCGAAAACGCGGTTACGCACGCGGCCGAATGCGGCGAGCCGCTATCCTTGCTGATGCTCGACATCGACCACTTCAAATCCTTCAACGACAACTACGGTCACCTCACCGGCGACCAGGTGCTGCGCCTTGTCGCGATGTCGCTGAAGCAGACCACCAAGGGTCAGGACATCACTGCGCGCTACGGCGGCGAAGAATTTGCCGTGGTGCTGCCGAACACCGCTCTACGTCAGGCGCTGACGGTCGCCGACAACATCCGCCGTGCGGTGATGTCGAAGCAGTTGAAAAAGAAATCGACGGGCGAGATTCTCGGCCGCGTGACCATTTCTGTCGGTGTCTCGATGCTGCAGCCCGGCGATGACCGCGAGAGGCTGATTGAGCGCGCGGACGCCTGCCTCTATGCGGCCAAGCGCAACGGCCGCAATCGGGTGATCTGCGAAGCCGATCCCGAATTCTCGCCGACAGATCGCATTCAGGTCGCTTAA
- a CDS encoding DEAD/DEAH box helicase, which translates to MSFSNLGLSDKVLAAVAATGYTIPTPIQEQAIPHVLARRDVLGIAQTGTGKTAAFVLPMLTLLEKGRARARMPRTLILEPTRELAAQVKEQFDKYGAGQKLNVALLIGGVSFGDQDTKLMRGVDVLIATPGRLLDHTERGGLLLTGVELLVIDEADRMLDMGFIPDIERICKLVPFTRQTLFFTATMPAEIRRITETFLHNPEKIEVSKPASTAVGVTQFQVGVGREPHEKREVLRQLLRDAKDLKNAIIFCNRKRDVAVVYKSLQKHGFSVGALHGDMDQSARTASLDQFRKGELPLLVASDVAARGLDIPEVSHVFNFDVPHHPDDYVHRIGRTGRAGRLGTAISIVSPADQKSVAAIEKLIGQPIARADFVPLENSDASPSPAREQQAERAPEERKPRRDSQRTRGGRNKSRKPEGADRKPQAAEKPAQSQPPSIGRAMPPAAREQHAEPGDHSHLPAFLLRPVRARG; encoded by the coding sequence ATGTCCTTTTCCAATCTCGGCCTGTCCGACAAGGTTCTCGCTGCCGTGGCGGCGACTGGTTATACGATCCCCACCCCCATCCAGGAACAAGCGATCCCCCACGTTCTCGCCCGGCGCGACGTGCTCGGCATCGCCCAGACCGGCACCGGCAAGACCGCCGCCTTCGTGCTGCCGATGCTGACGCTGCTGGAAAAGGGCCGGGCCCGCGCGCGGATGCCGCGCACCCTCATCCTGGAGCCGACGCGCGAACTCGCAGCGCAGGTCAAGGAACAGTTCGACAAATACGGCGCCGGCCAGAAACTGAATGTCGCCCTGCTGATCGGCGGCGTGTCATTCGGCGACCAGGACACCAAGCTCATGCGCGGCGTCGACGTGCTGATCGCGACGCCCGGCCGGTTGCTGGATCACACCGAGCGCGGTGGCCTGCTTCTCACGGGCGTCGAACTGCTGGTGATCGACGAAGCCGATCGCATGCTCGACATGGGCTTCATTCCCGACATCGAACGCATCTGCAAGCTTGTCCCGTTTACGCGGCAGACCCTGTTTTTCACCGCGACCATGCCAGCGGAAATCCGGCGCATCACCGAGACCTTCCTGCACAATCCCGAAAAGATCGAAGTTTCCAAACCGGCGTCCACCGCCGTGGGCGTGACCCAATTCCAGGTCGGGGTCGGACGCGAGCCGCACGAGAAGCGCGAAGTGCTTCGGCAGTTGCTCCGCGACGCCAAGGATCTCAAGAACGCGATCATCTTCTGCAACCGCAAGCGCGACGTGGCGGTGGTTTATAAATCGTTGCAGAAGCACGGTTTTAGCGTCGGCGCCCTTCATGGCGACATGGATCAGTCGGCTCGAACCGCCTCACTCGACCAATTCCGCAAGGGCGAGCTTCCGCTGCTGGTGGCCTCCGACGTCGCAGCCCGCGGCCTCGACATCCCCGAAGTCAGCCACGTCTTCAATTTCGACGTTCCTCACCATCCGGATGACTACGTCCACCGCATCGGCCGCACAGGCCGGGCCGGACGCCTCGGGACAGCGATTTCGATCGTCAGCCCTGCGGACCAGAAATCTGTCGCCGCTATCGAGAAGCTGATCGGGCAGCCGATCGCCCGCGCCGATTTCGTCCCCCTTGAGAACAGCGACGCATCCCCATCGCCAGCCCGCGAACAGCAGGCCGAGCGTGCACCGGAAGAGCGCAAGCCTCGCCGCGATTCCCAGCGAACCCGTGGTGGCCGTAACAAGTCCCGCAAGCCTGAAGGCGCAGACCGGAAACCTCAGGCAGCCGAAAAACCCGCACAATCCCAGCCGCCGTCAATCGGACGCGCAATGCCGCCGGCCGCGCGCGAACAACATGCCGAGCCGGGAGACCACTCGCATCTTCCAGCGTTCCTGCTAAGGCCAGTCCGCGCCCGCGGCTAA
- a CDS encoding caspase family protein, producing MAIFRIGTLLIGLVALMTAFAAPASAERRVALVIGNNDYRNVPRLQKAVNDARTMTDALKQLGFTVLFAENQTRKAFSETMLAFDKIVEPGDTAFFFFAGHGFEINGQNYLLPTDIAAVTQGQEELIRDGAFSAERVISRLQARGARTSIFVFDACRNNPFEATGTRALGGSGGLAPISPPEGVFVIFSAGAKQTALDRLNDNDPNPNSVFTRSFVRELAQPGLNLVQIAKRTQSDVRQMTVAASRMQTPAYYDQIVGDFVLRPVKDGDRAIAVEAQTQVAALPVQPTPPIIIDNGNAPIASFMRHNGGWSIAFSIADPTLAISWRLGESGEFKETGFTDALDPRTRRRMPNPSIELPNDAPAATIQVRYVDPTGQMQGPFPIKFDPEAALIASHRKLLDMTSNSWLSFGGYSGPLVYYSQILSFRCAVREMRIGIDTTVPNQVVKIPPCNPRDPSAIPENAASYMKIPASTRSVSVELTYQDGSLSEIKNFRR from the coding sequence ATGGCCATATTTCGGATCGGGACGCTGCTGATCGGCCTCGTTGCGCTGATGACGGCGTTTGCCGCGCCAGCTTCCGCCGAAAGGCGCGTGGCGCTGGTGATTGGCAACAACGACTATCGCAACGTGCCACGGCTGCAGAAGGCGGTGAACGACGCGCGGACCATGACCGATGCGCTGAAACAGCTCGGCTTCACCGTGCTGTTCGCTGAAAATCAGACCCGCAAGGCGTTCAGCGAAACGATGTTGGCGTTCGACAAGATTGTTGAGCCGGGCGATACGGCGTTCTTCTTTTTTGCCGGACACGGATTCGAAATCAACGGCCAGAACTATCTGCTTCCGACGGACATCGCTGCGGTCACGCAAGGGCAGGAAGAGTTGATCCGTGACGGCGCATTCTCGGCCGAGCGCGTGATTTCACGCCTGCAGGCTCGTGGTGCACGAACCTCGATTTTCGTTTTCGATGCTTGCCGCAATAATCCCTTCGAGGCGACGGGCACACGCGCCCTTGGCGGAAGCGGCGGCCTCGCACCAATCTCACCGCCAGAAGGCGTGTTCGTGATTTTCTCCGCGGGCGCAAAGCAGACCGCGCTCGACCGCCTGAACGACAACGATCCCAATCCCAATTCGGTGTTCACCCGCAGCTTCGTGCGCGAACTGGCGCAACCGGGTCTCAATCTCGTGCAGATCGCCAAGCGGACCCAGTCCGATGTCCGTCAGATGACGGTGGCGGCGAGCCGGATGCAGACGCCCGCCTATTACGATCAGATCGTCGGTGATTTCGTCTTGAGGCCAGTCAAGGACGGCGACCGCGCCATCGCGGTCGAGGCGCAAACGCAGGTCGCGGCGCTGCCGGTGCAGCCGACGCCTCCGATTATCATCGATAACGGCAACGCGCCGATTGCGAGTTTCATGCGCCACAACGGCGGATGGTCGATTGCGTTTTCCATTGCAGACCCGACACTGGCGATTTCCTGGCGGCTCGGCGAGAGCGGCGAATTCAAGGAAACCGGTTTCACTGATGCGCTCGATCCGCGCACCCGGCGGCGCATGCCGAACCCTTCGATCGAACTGCCGAACGATGCGCCGGCGGCGACGATTCAGGTGCGTTATGTCGATCCGACCGGCCAGATGCAGGGACCGTTTCCGATCAAGTTCGATCCAGAAGCGGCGCTCATCGCCAGCCATCGCAAGCTGCTGGACATGACGTCGAACAGCTGGCTCTCGTTCGGCGGATACAGCGGCCCGCTGGTTTACTATTCGCAGATATTGTCGTTCCGCTGCGCGGTTCGGGAAATGCGCATTGGCATCGACACGACGGTGCCGAACCAGGTGGTCAAGATCCCGCCGTGCAATCCCAGGGATCCGTCCGCCATCCCGGAAAACGCCGCGTCATACATGAAGATTCCCGCATCGACCCGATCCGTTTCAGTCGAACTGACCTATCAGGACGGCAGCCTGTCGGAGATCAAGAACTTCCGGCGATAG